In Desulfurellaceae bacterium, one DNA window encodes the following:
- a CDS encoding Uma2 family endonuclease translates to MSQAIAQTVLNVPFRLKVEAARLTEQQFVELCRENRDLRFELTADKELVIMAPTGSETGRQNSEIAYTLTAWAKRDGTGLSFDSSTGFRLPNGAIRSPDAAWVRRESWHALSPEQRRGFAPLCPDFVLELRSPSDQLSALQDKMQEYIDNGARLAWLLDPSEKRAYIYRPGRPVERRDGPPTLRGDPVLPGFVLRLDVLNLS, encoded by the coding sequence ATGTCACAGGCAATAGCACAGACGGTCTTGAATGTTCCGTTTCGGCTCAAGGTCGAGGCGGCTCGGTTGACCGAGCAGCAGTTCGTCGAGCTGTGCCGGGAGAACCGGGATTTGCGGTTTGAGCTGACTGCCGACAAGGAGCTGGTCATCATGGCGCCAACGGGCTCAGAAACCGGCCGGCAGAACAGTGAAATTGCCTACACGCTGACGGCTTGGGCCAAGCGAGATGGAACCGGACTGTCGTTTGACTCTTCGACCGGCTTTCGCCTGCCGAACGGGGCCATCCGCTCACCGGATGCCGCCTGGGTCAGGCGAGAGAGCTGGCACGCCCTCAGCCCGGAGCAGAGACGAGGCTTTGCTCCCCTGTGCCCGGATTTTGTGCTGGAACTGCGCTCGCCGAGCGATCAGCTGTCAGCCTTACAGGACAAGATGCAGGAGTATATCGACAACGGCGCGCGCCTGGCCTGGCTGCTCGATCCGTCAGAAAAACGGGCGTATATCTATCGGCCCGGGCGACCGGTCGAACGGCGCGACGGTCCGCCCACGCTTCGCGGCGACCCGGTGCTGCCGGGCTTCGTGCTGCGCCTGGACGTGCTGAACTTGTCCTGA
- a CDS encoding AAA family ATPase: MDSITLENFRCFRERQTAHLAPLTLLVGENSTGKTSFMALIRALWDIAYEHEIPDFKEEPYDLGSYEEIVHHRGARGGRAKTFEAGFNVSPSLKPNGQSYCFEVTFGKTGTAPIPVGARLAREGGWIEVLFERNYHCQVSFGTPRGAWRLKTPYIRRVRLDAYDDRISVFFSIPRILKEFIDRRNIELITPQGSSSPTDEDFDLIEQLNLTLDRDSYRYREETPPYASAPVRSYPRRTYDPTRLIRDAEGVFVPMYLANMYFSDQNGWARLRKALENFGRDAGLFDEISIRPLGKKDSEPFQVQVRKFGRRLKGPQRNLVDVGYGVSQVLPVITELLSREAPSLFLLQQPEVHLHPSAQAALGSLFCQVAGPERQLIVETHSDHLLDRVRMDVRDEETKLKPEDVSVLYFEREDLDVHIHSLRFDEQGNVLDAPPGYRQFFMEEMRRSLWKR, from the coding sequence ATGGACAGTATCACACTCGAAAATTTCCGTTGTTTCCGGGAGAGGCAGACCGCCCATTTGGCTCCGCTGACCCTGCTCGTCGGTGAGAACAGCACCGGCAAGACCTCATTCATGGCGCTGATCCGGGCGCTGTGGGACATTGCTTACGAGCATGAGATTCCAGACTTTAAAGAAGAGCCCTATGATCTTGGAAGTTATGAGGAGATCGTCCACCACCGGGGCGCAAGAGGAGGCCGAGCTAAGACCTTCGAGGCGGGCTTCAACGTTTCCCCAAGCCTGAAACCCAACGGTCAGTCCTATTGTTTCGAGGTGACTTTCGGAAAGACGGGGACTGCGCCGATCCCTGTGGGAGCACGGCTTGCCCGTGAAGGTGGCTGGATCGAGGTTCTTTTCGAGAGAAACTACCACTGTCAGGTCAGCTTTGGGACGCCACGGGGCGCTTGGAGGTTGAAGACGCCCTATATTCGTCGTGTCCGATTAGATGCCTATGACGACCGGATTTCAGTTTTTTTCTCTATTCCACGGATATTGAAGGAGTTCATAGATCGGAGAAATATAGAGCTAATCACACCACAAGGCTCCAGTTCGCCTACCGATGAAGATTTTGACCTCATCGAACAACTGAACCTCACTCTCGACCGGGACAGTTATCGCTATCGCGAAGAGACGCCACCTTATGCCAGCGCACCCGTCCGCTCCTACCCGCGCCGAACCTACGACCCTACTCGTCTGATCCGGGATGCCGAAGGCGTTTTCGTTCCCATGTATCTCGCCAACATGTACTTCAGCGACCAGAACGGGTGGGCCAGACTGAGAAAAGCGCTTGAGAACTTCGGGCGAGATGCAGGTCTTTTCGATGAAATCTCTATTAGGCCACTCGGGAAAAAAGATAGCGAACCTTTCCAAGTGCAGGTCAGAAAGTTTGGCCGCCGACTAAAAGGTCCTCAGCGCAACCTCGTTGATGTCGGCTATGGCGTCAGTCAGGTGCTACCCGTAATAACCGAATTGCTGAGCCGAGAGGCGCCGTCCCTGTTTCTGTTGCAGCAACCAGAAGTGCATCTTCACCCCAGCGCCCAAGCCGCTCTTGGAAGCTTATTCTGCCAGGTCGCCGGACCGGAGCGTCAATTGATAGTCGAAACACACAGCGACCACTTGCTGGACCGAGTGCGTATGGACGTACGCGACGAAGAGACGAAATTGAAGCCCGAGGACGTTTCCGTCTTGTACTTTGAACGTGAGGACCTGGACGTTCACATTCATTCGTTACGATTTGACGAACAGGGAAACGTCTTGGACGCCCCGCCAGGCTACCGACAGTTCTTCATGGAAGAAATGCGAAGGTCTTTATGGAAGAGATGA
- a CDS encoding HNH endonuclease: protein MSVLNTKVLVLNRSYFPVHVTSLRRAFSLLYQGVAKAVDDQYQTFDFNSWSALSASLNDETIGLVGQAIKVPRVILLVAYDRVPKRRVRFSRFNVFARDKNTCQYCGRRLPRSELNLDHVVPRSKGGTSGWDNVVCSCFACNRKKGGLLLEETHMRLIEKPVQPEWTPFMIETFSFKRYREWLPYLSEVDAAYWNTELER from the coding sequence ATGAGTGTACTCAATACCAAGGTGCTGGTGCTCAACCGATCCTACTTTCCTGTCCACGTCACCTCGCTGCGGCGCGCGTTTTCCCTGCTCTACCAGGGGGTGGCCAAAGCCGTTGATGATCAGTACCAGACCTTCGATTTCAACAGCTGGAGCGCCCTGTCGGCATCCTTGAACGACGAAACCATCGGTCTGGTCGGCCAAGCCATCAAGGTCCCACGCGTCATCCTGCTGGTTGCCTACGACCGGGTGCCGAAGCGGCGGGTGCGTTTCTCGCGCTTCAACGTCTTTGCCCGCGACAAGAACACCTGTCAGTACTGCGGCCGGCGCCTGCCGCGCTCGGAGCTGAACCTCGACCATGTCGTTCCACGCTCCAAGGGCGGTACCTCGGGCTGGGACAACGTGGTGTGCTCGTGTTTTGCCTGCAACCGCAAGAAAGGCGGTCTGCTGCTCGAAGAGACCCACATGCGGCTGATCGAGAAGCCCGTTCAGCCGGAGTGGACGCCGTTCATGATCGAGACCTTCAGCTTCAAGCGCTACCGGGAGTGGCTGCCGTATCTGAGCGAGGTCGACGCGGCGTACTGGAACACCGAGCTGGAGCGTTAG
- a CDS encoding TIGR03960 family B12-binding radical SAM protein: MKTSSHLRDAYADLLPLVSQPARYTGGERGTVVKDSAQVRLRFALAFPEVYEVAQSHLGLQILYNLLNERPHLQAERVYAPWVDMEAALRQRGLPLVSLETYTPLSAFDIVGFSLQYELTYTNILMMLDLGGIPLLSEDRDETHPLIIAGGPCAFHPEPLAACIDAFLLGDGEEAIFDICETYLAWDGTNRTDLLTALSRIPGVYVPAFFRPAYNQDGTLSDIAAQFPDRPLVHKRVVTDLNSIPQLTRQVVPNVNIVHDRIAVEVMRGCVRGCRFCQAGYIYRPLRERDPRALQQQIDTLVEDSGYEEVSLLSLSTGDYSCVNPLLREIMNRFSGLKVSVSLPSTRVDALSPHILEEIRRVRKTGFTLAPEAGTQRMRDVIQKEYKEEELLEAARVLFGLGWKSVKLYFMLGLPGETEEDLRGIIDLSRKVSAVGKHRRQVTASVSTFVPKPHTPFQWAGQVSLEETEARQQLLRRELRRAGIQFKWHEARLSWLEGVFARGDRRLTGPLISAYRLGCRFDGWTDQFRLDLWQQAFAQHGVDPDWYLRRRLLDESLAWDHLDSGVTKKWLQRDLAKAFEGTLTPDCSVERCSYCGACDFQTVRNVTYHLSGAKGAEHRGPDVDGWARRVLPEHSLWGTRQWQAMQEKRADTGEKSKGKGQRAKGKGPSLSPQGAGPVSDSPVPSGNAEEWLAGDPNTIAVSQGDHKAGVVRIRVAYSRLEEARFLGARELITVLTRAARRAKLPVAYSQGFHPSPRMSFGPALPLGMESEEEFFDIVLTEALAPGQLAERLHTQLPAGLAIQRAEAIALKAPSIEARIQASRYRVTLDSLPADKRTAAFWTRCFNRFAAAPSFPLQKRNRRGVKTLDAKRCVRQLRLSTPHALSLEIAVTPKGTLNPQEFLRALADLSEEEAKILRVTKIQTVFHAPVEVAVDPTEAERPPASPTPPASARNG, encoded by the coding sequence GTGAAGACATCCAGCCATCTCCGAGATGCGTATGCCGATCTCCTGCCCCTGGTCAGCCAGCCGGCCCGCTATACCGGCGGAGAACGAGGGACGGTCGTCAAAGATTCGGCCCAGGTTCGGCTGCGTTTCGCCCTGGCTTTCCCGGAAGTCTACGAGGTGGCCCAGTCCCACCTCGGGCTCCAGATTCTGTACAACCTGCTGAACGAGCGTCCGCACCTGCAGGCCGAACGGGTATATGCACCGTGGGTGGATATGGAAGCCGCGCTGCGCCAGCGGGGACTGCCGCTCGTCTCGCTTGAGACCTATACCCCGCTGTCGGCCTTCGACATTGTCGGCTTCAGCCTCCAGTACGAACTGACGTATACCAACATCCTGATGATGCTGGACCTGGGCGGGATTCCGCTCCTGTCTGAGGACCGGGACGAAACCCATCCGCTGATTATTGCCGGCGGACCGTGCGCCTTTCACCCCGAGCCGCTTGCCGCGTGCATCGACGCGTTTCTGCTGGGCGACGGAGAGGAAGCGATCTTTGATATCTGTGAGACGTATCTGGCCTGGGACGGGACAAACCGGACGGATCTGCTGACCGCCCTGAGCCGTATTCCCGGCGTCTACGTACCGGCGTTTTTTCGGCCCGCCTACAACCAGGACGGTACGCTCAGCGACATTGCCGCCCAGTTCCCCGACCGGCCGCTCGTCCACAAGCGCGTTGTCACCGACCTCAACTCCATCCCCCAGCTCACCCGGCAGGTCGTGCCCAACGTCAACATCGTCCATGACCGGATTGCGGTCGAGGTCATGCGCGGCTGCGTGCGCGGCTGTCGTTTCTGTCAGGCCGGCTATATTTACCGTCCCCTGCGTGAGCGCGACCCGCGCGCCCTGCAGCAGCAGATCGACACCCTGGTCGAAGACAGCGGCTATGAAGAGGTCTCGCTGCTCAGCCTCAGTACCGGCGATTACAGCTGTGTGAACCCGCTGCTGCGCGAGATCATGAATCGCTTTTCTGGCCTCAAGGTGTCGGTGTCGCTGCCGTCTACCCGGGTTGACGCCCTCTCGCCGCATATCCTGGAAGAGATCCGCCGGGTGCGCAAAACCGGCTTTACCCTGGCCCCGGAAGCCGGCACTCAGCGGATGCGCGATGTCATCCAGAAAGAGTACAAAGAGGAGGAGTTGCTGGAGGCCGCCCGGGTGTTGTTCGGCCTCGGCTGGAAAAGCGTCAAACTCTACTTCATGCTCGGCCTGCCGGGCGAAACCGAAGAAGACCTGCGCGGCATTATCGACCTGAGCCGCAAGGTCTCGGCCGTGGGCAAACACCGCCGCCAGGTCACCGCCAGCGTCTCGACCTTTGTGCCCAAGCCGCATACCCCGTTCCAGTGGGCGGGCCAAGTCAGTCTGGAGGAAACTGAGGCGCGCCAGCAGCTGCTGCGCCGCGAACTGCGGCGGGCCGGCATTCAGTTCAAGTGGCACGAGGCCCGGCTGTCGTGGCTGGAGGGCGTGTTTGCACGGGGCGACCGAAGGCTGACCGGCCCCCTGATCAGCGCCTACCGGCTGGGCTGCCGGTTTGACGGCTGGACCGATCAGTTTCGGCTCGACCTGTGGCAGCAGGCTTTTGCCCAGCACGGTGTGGACCCGGACTGGTATCTGCGCCGGCGTCTTCTGGACGAAAGCCTGGCCTGGGATCACCTCGACAGCGGGGTGACCAAGAAATGGCTGCAACGCGATCTGGCCAAGGCGTTTGAAGGCACGCTGACCCCGGATTGCAGCGTTGAGCGCTGCTCGTACTGCGGGGCGTGCGATTTTCAGACCGTCCGCAATGTGACCTACCATCTGAGTGGGGCAAAAGGGGCCGAACATCGCGGGCCGGACGTTGACGGCTGGGCCAGACGGGTGTTGCCGGAGCACAGCTTGTGGGGCACCCGGCAGTGGCAGGCGATGCAGGAGAAGCGGGCGGACACAGGGGAAAAGTCAAAGGGCAAAGGGCAGAGGGCAAAGGGCAAAGGGCCCTCCCTCAGCCCCCAGGGTGCAGGGCCGGTTTCAGACTCTCCCGTTCCCAGCGGCAATGCCGAGGAATGGCTGGCCGGCGATCCCAACACCATCGCGGTCAGCCAGGGCGACCACAAGGCTGGCGTGGTGCGTATCCGGGTCGCCTACAGCCGGCTTGAGGAGGCCCGCTTTCTGGGTGCGCGGGAACTCATCACTGTGCTGACCCGGGCAGCCCGGCGGGCCAAACTGCCCGTCGCCTACAGCCAGGGCTTCCACCCCAGCCCACGGATGAGCTTTGGCCCTGCCCTGCCGCTCGGGATGGAGAGCGAGGAAGAGTTCTTTGATATTGTCCTGACCGAGGCGCTCGCTCCGGGCCAGCTGGCCGAACGACTACACACCCAGCTGCCGGCTGGCCTGGCTATTCAGCGGGCCGAAGCCATCGCCCTGAAGGCACCGAGTATCGAAGCCCGCATACAGGCCAGCCGCTACCGGGTGACACTCGACTCGCTGCCCGCCGACAAACGGACCGCCGCGTTCTGGACCCGGTGTTTCAACCGGTTTGCCGCCGCCCCGAGCTTTCCGCTTCAGAAACGCAACCGCCGGGGCGTCAAAACCCTGGACGCCAAGCGCTGCGTCCGCCAGCTCAGGCTGAGCACGCCCCACGCGCTGAGCCTTGAGATCGCCGTCACCCCAAAGGGAACACTCAATCCTCAGGAATTTCTCCGCGCCCTGGCAGACTTATCCGAGGAAGAGGCAAAAATCCTGCGGGTGACAAAAATTCAGACCGTATTTCATGCCCCCGTGGAGGTGGCAGTAGACCCGACAGAAGCGGAGCGGCCGCCAGCCTCGCCCACGCCGCCGGCTTCTGCACGAAATGGATAG
- a CDS encoding Rne/Rng family ribonuclease yields MPQKIIINSTPYEARVALLENNALVEIHIERTQQRNVAGNIYLGRVTRVLPGMQAAFVDIGLEKAGFIHASDLFGGTLPAGYAEDEDEDAAGADDGELDTAALSAAYRQYGAEDPDELAEADADDEPDDTPEDSSDQTKRSPSAKTGSGGRGRRRRASAPLLPLEEKIKKNQEILVQVAKESIGTKGPRLTSHISLPGRHLVYTPTAGHIGVSRRIADPKERKRLREIVADMKAEGGFIVRTACEGLTKKEIQGDMRFLLRLWSGLSKKRETSSAPALLHEDMDVTLRIIRDLLTAEVDQVVVDNPDDYERLKEFAATFLPRSRSRIQHYDRPEPIFDHYKVEPQVAKALERRVELKSGGHIVVDQTEALTAIDVNTGRFVGKRDQEETMLRTNLEASQVIVEQLRLRNLGGLIIVDFIDMERAANRNKLTETMRAALKKDKTRSNMRKISELGLVQMTRKRTRENLKQQLCDPCPYCNGNGVLRSVPTLAYTIFRHLPKAAASHPHASTLMIKAHPEVVTFLYDEESAHLEDLERRLGKRFFLRATPSMHLEEYTVEAVGPEPAPPSPSKTGKRGTRSRSRRAAASDSG; encoded by the coding sequence GTGCCGCAGAAAATCATTATTAACTCAACCCCCTATGAGGCCAGGGTGGCCCTCCTGGAGAACAACGCCCTGGTCGAAATTCACATCGAACGAACCCAACAGCGCAATGTCGCCGGCAATATCTATCTCGGCCGCGTCACCCGGGTGCTGCCCGGCATGCAGGCCGCTTTTGTCGATATCGGCCTGGAAAAGGCCGGCTTCATCCACGCCTCGGATCTGTTTGGCGGGACGCTTCCGGCCGGCTACGCCGAGGATGAGGACGAGGACGCCGCCGGGGCGGACGACGGAGAACTGGACACCGCCGCGCTGAGCGCCGCCTACCGGCAGTATGGAGCGGAAGACCCGGACGAACTCGCCGAGGCCGACGCGGACGACGAACCGGACGACACGCCTGAGGACTCGTCCGACCAGACCAAACGGAGCCCCTCGGCCAAGACCGGTTCGGGTGGGCGCGGGCGACGCCGGCGCGCCTCAGCGCCGCTGCTGCCGCTGGAAGAGAAGATCAAAAAAAATCAGGAAATCCTGGTCCAGGTCGCCAAAGAGTCGATCGGCACCAAGGGGCCGCGACTGACCTCTCACATCTCCCTGCCCGGGCGCCATCTGGTGTATACCCCGACGGCCGGTCATATCGGCGTCTCGCGCCGCATTGCCGACCCTAAAGAGCGCAAGCGTTTGCGCGAAATCGTCGCCGACATGAAGGCCGAGGGCGGCTTCATCGTCCGCACCGCATGTGAGGGCCTGACCAAGAAAGAGATTCAGGGCGACATGCGATTTTTGCTCAGGCTGTGGAGTGGTCTCAGCAAAAAACGCGAGACCAGCTCTGCCCCCGCGCTGCTGCACGAGGACATGGATGTCACGCTGCGCATTATTCGGGATCTGCTGACCGCCGAGGTGGATCAGGTGGTGGTCGACAATCCCGACGACTATGAACGGCTCAAGGAGTTTGCGGCCACCTTCCTGCCCCGCTCGCGAAGCCGCATCCAGCACTATGACCGGCCGGAGCCGATCTTCGATCACTACAAGGTCGAGCCCCAGGTCGCCAAAGCTCTGGAGCGCCGGGTGGAACTCAAATCGGGTGGCCACATCGTGGTCGATCAGACCGAGGCGCTGACCGCCATCGATGTCAACACCGGTCGCTTTGTGGGCAAGCGTGACCAGGAAGAGACCATGCTGCGCACCAACCTGGAGGCCAGCCAGGTTATTGTGGAACAGCTCCGCCTGCGCAATCTGGGCGGGTTGATCATCGTGGATTTCATCGACATGGAGCGGGCGGCCAACCGCAACAAGCTGACCGAAACCATGCGGGCGGCGCTGAAAAAAGACAAGACGCGCAGCAATATGCGCAAGATCAGCGAACTGGGGCTGGTCCAGATGACGCGCAAGCGTACCCGTGAGAACCTCAAGCAGCAGCTGTGTGACCCGTGTCCGTACTGTAACGGCAACGGCGTCTTGCGCTCGGTGCCAACCCTGGCCTATACGATCTTTCGCCATCTACCCAAGGCCGCGGCCTCACATCCGCATGCCTCGACGCTGATGATTAAAGCCCATCCCGAGGTCGTCACCTTTTTGTACGACGAAGAGAGTGCGCACCTTGAGGACCTGGAACGGCGCCTGGGCAAGCGTTTCTTTTTGCGGGCAACGCCCAGCATGCATCTCGAAGAGTACACCGTCGAAGCCGTCGGGCCCGAGCCGGCTCCGCCGTCGCCGAGCAAGACCGGCAAGCGCGGAACACGCTCGCGTAGCCGTCGGGCCGCAGCGTCAGACAGCGGCTGA
- a CDS encoding gamma-glutamyltransferase — MAIAHDREHTDVTRTTSRPVIHGTHGIVSSGHALTSMAAMRLLLSGGNAFDAAAAAGLAAAVIEPTASYSLAAEGVGMLYHAASGELRALSGQGVAPHAATVDAFRARGLDKIPTGPGAQAHLSFTVPGVVDAYLLLLEHYGTKTLGEVLAPAIDYAERGFPMYEYMHRMLQGPETLAQFQLYPPGGTAVFYPGGQVPAVGSLFVQPQLGQTLRLLVEAEGKTPGSRRDGLRAARAVFYEGEIARRMVAFSERVGGFLQPGDLAQYRARFETPIHTAFAGCTIHTQSTWTQAAVLLQALNMLEHVDLPALGHNSPAYVHTLTEVLKLAFADRERYYGDPLFAAVPLEGLLDKNYAAGRVTGVGTRACPELPACGMPPGASSPPSRAPQAAAAGSPPASEEGTTHLAVIDRDGNIVCLTPSGGVFRKSVFVPELGCTLSTRSEMFFLDDTHANGLQPGKRPRTTLVNYLVCRDGQPIMTFGCPGGDDQTQANLQLMLNVLVFGMNPQQAVEAPRFSTQSMPNSFYPRVYYPGVLNLEAGFPDMVAEALAARGHTIHRVGACGIGAVVTQRDPHSGVLAAGADPRRPGYAVAW; from the coding sequence GTGGCCATAGCCCATGATCGTGAACATACCGACGTGACCCGCACCACGAGCCGGCCGGTGATACACGGCACCCATGGTATCGTGTCCAGCGGCCATGCGCTCACCTCTATGGCCGCCATGCGCCTGTTGCTGAGCGGCGGCAATGCCTTTGACGCGGCTGCGGCCGCCGGTCTGGCTGCGGCCGTGATCGAGCCGACGGCGTCCTATTCCCTGGCCGCCGAAGGGGTCGGCATGCTGTACCACGCCGCCAGCGGCGAGCTGCGCGCCCTGAGCGGACAAGGCGTGGCGCCGCACGCCGCCACCGTAGACGCCTTTCGCGCCCGTGGTCTGGACAAGATTCCAACCGGTCCGGGCGCCCAGGCCCACCTGTCTTTCACCGTCCCAGGGGTGGTTGATGCCTATCTGCTCCTCTTGGAGCACTACGGCACCAAAACGCTCGGGGAGGTTTTGGCCCCGGCCATCGACTATGCCGAGCGTGGCTTTCCCATGTACGAATACATGCACCGCATGCTCCAGGGGCCAGAGACCCTGGCGCAATTCCAGCTCTACCCGCCTGGCGGCACGGCGGTGTTTTATCCCGGCGGGCAGGTGCCGGCCGTGGGCAGTCTGTTCGTCCAGCCCCAACTCGGCCAAACTCTGCGTTTGCTGGTTGAAGCCGAGGGCAAAACGCCGGGCTCACGTCGGGACGGCCTGCGGGCGGCACGGGCGGTGTTCTATGAGGGAGAAATCGCCCGGCGCATGGTCGCCTTCTCTGAACGTGTCGGCGGGTTCTTGCAGCCTGGCGACCTGGCGCAATATCGGGCGCGCTTCGAGACGCCCATCCACACCGCCTTTGCCGGCTGCACCATCCATACCCAATCGACCTGGACCCAGGCCGCCGTCCTGCTGCAAGCGCTCAACATGCTGGAGCACGTCGACCTCCCCGCCCTGGGGCATAATTCTCCAGCCTACGTGCATACTCTCACCGAGGTACTCAAACTCGCCTTTGCCGACCGCGAACGCTACTATGGCGACCCTCTGTTCGCCGCCGTGCCGCTTGAAGGTCTGCTCGACAAGAACTACGCCGCAGGGCGCGTGACAGGCGTTGGCACGCGGGCCTGCCCGGAACTGCCCGCGTGTGGGATGCCACCCGGAGCGTCGAGCCCACCGTCCCGCGCGCCGCAGGCAGCGGCGGCCGGCAGTCCGCCCGCCTCGGAAGAGGGCACGACCCATCTGGCGGTGATTGATCGCGACGGCAATATCGTCTGTCTCACCCCAAGCGGCGGCGTGTTCCGCAAATCGGTTTTCGTGCCGGAACTCGGCTGTACGCTGAGCACCCGCAGTGAGATGTTTTTTCTCGACGACACGCACGCCAACGGACTGCAACCCGGCAAGCGACCCCGCACAACCCTGGTGAACTATCTGGTCTGTCGCGATGGCCAGCCGATCATGACCTTCGGCTGCCCGGGCGGCGACGACCAGACTCAGGCCAATCTGCAGCTGATGCTTAACGTTCTGGTCTTTGGCATGAATCCACAACAGGCGGTGGAAGCTCCCCGCTTTTCGACCCAGAGCATGCCCAACTCATTTTACCCGCGTGTCTACTACCCGGGTGTCCTCAACCTCGAAGCGGGTTTTCCAGACATGGTGGCCGAGGCTCTGGCTGCCCGGGGGCACACCATTCACCGTGTTGGCGCGTGCGGCATCGGAGCAGTAGTCACACAGCGTGACCCACATAGCGGCGTCTTGGCGGCCGGCGCCGACCCACGTCGCCCAGGCTACGCCGTGGCTTGGTAG
- a CDS encoding SEC-C domain-containing protein, which yields MARKRHGIRLSSALPNRKPVETRPRSVPQVGRNDPCPCGSGKKYKACHAATGERYLAKIAKERDRERLQQERARLKAAGVPWYRRLFAKPGAPS from the coding sequence ATGGCCAGAAAACGTCACGGGATCAGGCTGTCTTCGGCCTTGCCGAACCGCAAGCCGGTCGAAACCCGGCCGCGTTCCGTCCCGCAGGTCGGTCGGAACGATCCGTGTCCGTGCGGGAGCGGCAAGAAATACAAAGCCTGCCATGCGGCCACGGGTGAGCGCTACCTGGCCAAGATCGCCAAGGAACGGGACAGAGAGCGGCTCCAGCAGGAACGGGCGCGCCTCAAGGCGGCCGGCGTCCCGTGGTATCGGCGCCTTTTTGCGAAACCCGGCGCTCCGTCTTAG
- a CDS encoding SDR family oxidoreductase, producing MSGHPLFDLSGKRGYVTGAGSGLGRAIACGLAEAGASVVVSDINPDAAHQVADEIRSASGQQACPLQTDVAQAAAVEELVNFTVEQLGGLDFAFNNAGILKIVKPENLSLEDWHAELDVDMTGVFLCAQAAGRYMIAHGGGKIINTASISGLVVNSGLTYSVAKAGVIQLTRVLAMRWARHRVYVNCFSPGYIRTGMTAPHLTRPEVEQEMVRQTPLRRVGEPQDLLGTAIFLAAPASDFVTGQNIIVDGGVTLA from the coding sequence ATGAGCGGACACCCTCTCTTCGATCTGTCGGGCAAACGGGGCTATGTCACCGGAGCGGGCTCGGGGCTCGGCCGGGCTATAGCGTGCGGTCTGGCCGAAGCCGGGGCGTCGGTCGTGGTCAGCGATATCAACCCGGACGCCGCCCACCAGGTTGCGGACGAGATTCGCAGCGCCAGCGGCCAGCAGGCCTGTCCGCTTCAGACCGATGTCGCTCAGGCGGCCGCGGTCGAGGAGCTGGTCAACTTTACCGTCGAGCAGCTCGGCGGACTCGATTTTGCGTTCAATAATGCTGGCATCCTTAAGATCGTGAAGCCCGAAAACCTCAGTCTGGAGGACTGGCACGCCGAGCTGGATGTCGATATGACCGGGGTCTTCCTGTGTGCCCAGGCGGCCGGGCGGTACATGATCGCCCACGGTGGGGGCAAGATCATCAACACCGCCTCCATCTCGGGTCTGGTCGTCAACTCGGGCCTGACCTACTCGGTTGCCAAGGCCGGAGTGATCCAACTCACCCGGGTGCTGGCCATGCGCTGGGCCAGACATCGGGTGTATGTCAACTGTTTCAGCCCCGGCTATATTCGGACGGGCATGACCGCTCCGCATCTGACCCGGCCCGAGGTCGAGCAGGAGATGGTTCGTCAAACTCCGCTGCGCCGGGTGGGTGAACCGCAGGATCTGCTCGGGACGGCTATTTTTCTTGCCGCGCCCGCCTCGGATTTTGTGACCGGCCAGAATATTATTGTTGACGGCGGGGTCACGCTCGCCTAG
- a CDS encoding Trm112 family protein: MRQELLDILVCPETRQPVYLADAPLLDRLNRRIGQGRLANRGGTPITTPLEAALVREDRRYCYPIRADIPVMLIDEAIPLSDLC; the protein is encoded by the coding sequence GTGCGTCAGGAATTACTCGACATCTTGGTATGCCCCGAAACCCGGCAACCTGTCTACCTGGCCGACGCGCCACTCCTCGACCGGCTCAACCGGCGTATCGGTCAAGGGAGACTGGCCAACCGGGGCGGCACCCCCATCACGACTCCGCTGGAAGCCGCGCTCGTCCGTGAAGACCGTCGGTACTGCTATCCTATCCGGGCTGATATCCCGGTCATGCTGATTGACGAGGCCATCCCGCTGAGCGATCTCTGCTGA